The Mytilus edulis chromosome 4, xbMytEdul2.2, whole genome shotgun sequence nucleotide sequence CGTCGCGACACGACCGGTTCCAAATGTGAAGCAATTTGAAGAAGTGgtctgagtgccaatgagacaactctccgtccaagtcacgAGTAGTATAATGCAAACTCTTGtaagtcaaagtacggccttaaacacggagccttgactcacaccgaacagcaaactagtTAGAGCCCACAACGACTAGTGCAAAccattcaaaatgaaaaattaccgggtttatctatataaaaaacaagaaacactaatgaaccacataaacaaacgataatcACACTTGACTTATAAATTGAATTACTCTTTGACATcgattttttaaaactgaaagtagcaaattatttacctttttaCGAACAaaagtaattagaaaaaaaacccattatgaACCAGTATGAAGAAACCTATCAGTGAACGCCAATAGTAACTATGATTAAAACCTGAAGTTGCTTCTCATATTCAACTTAGAAAATTGACCTTTCTCTGATGTTGATGACACATCACGAATATGCTTTGTTTGAAGTGTGAATAGGGCTTTACAATTTCTCCTTAATCAGTCTTCTTTAATGATTTCTTTACGTTTTAACGTTCTGTGGAAAATAGTTCTTggtattaaagatttttttttcaaaaccgagattacataaaataataattatagttGAAAATGAGCGAATGCTTGGTAAGAGCAGAACATGTGCACTGTATCCAGTTAGTAACGGATCCGTTGATGTAATCTTGCTATTGGTCTTTGTTATTGTACAAAAAGCTTGGAACTCTCCTTTAAaaaggcatcggatttaacaACCAAAAGCCAACCATACGTACGTATACTTCTCGTAATGACTCCTTTTTTAGTATGGGTTTTATCCCCATGAAAGAATTCTAGGAACGACAATAATTTACACTTCATTCTTGTTAACAGGAATCCAATTACACAACTTGTGTTTGTGAAAAACACAAGGGAGTTCTGAAATTTCCAAACGTATCCGGATTAAATTACTAGTTACAAGTTCTAATAATGCAAAGAATTATTTACTAGATTATTTCTACTTATTAGGTTATACAGCAACAGATCAAATCAGAAGACACGAACTCAAGAACCACAGTTTGCTTACTAAGAGTAATTCCAATATGTACAACGCTGACAGCAGGGATTCCGGAAACAAGTTCATTGATACGTTAAAAGGTGTGTTGATTCAAACACTTAAGTCCTTGAATAGATATAACAACGACCTTGCTATTTATTTCGTTCAGCACCATCCGTTTTTGGCCAAGACGTATAACCAGCTGAGCAATCCTAACAAATCATATCCTCCAAAACAACAACAAGAAGAAGTGTCTCCCAATAATATTGGATCGCTCAAAACAATGTCAATCAGATTATCTGAATTTCAACGTATTCCGCCACGAAATAAGAAAAGTATGTTATCTGCcgaatttaaatcaaataatgtaAAAGCCACTAAAATTGTAGCAGACGATGTTATTGTAAAACAAAACGGTCACAGAAATACAGCAATGAACCGTCACCCTTATAGTAATAAAAATTCACCACAACAAGCTTCATTCTCGTTCAATAAAAAAGAACCAGGAAGTCAATTTAAATTTGCAAGTTGGAGATCTGGGAATAGGAGGCAAACCATAGCAAACAACGCTGACCAACAATTAAGAGATTCATATCGACTAAGAAGACATTACTTTCCATCTCGACAGATATCACCCACAACACTGTCTAGGCTCATGGTCTCTGGATCAAAGCCACACATATTAGCTCCTATTGAAAAGACGTATTCTAAGCATAAGTTTAAATATCCCGCATCAGCACTATCTTTTAAAACTGGGCCTAATTTTTCGCAACAAATGCACATATCACAAAATAAAATAGAACACAAACACATAACATCAAAGGAAAAAGAGTTAGAGGATCTTTGGGATGATTCATGGTCTGATTCAGACTCAGAATACGAGTACTATGACGACGAAGACAGTATTGACAACCAAAACGCAGTGATAAGAAGGAGTGATATTGATGCAGATGAAATACAGGCTGGAAGTGATGTCGATGCTGGAGAAATACAAGCCGTAAGTGACATTAATGCAGGTGAAATTCAAGCTGGAAGTATGTATGCTGATGTTATAAAAGCAAATCAAATGAATGCACAACGGATAATCGCAGATGATGTTGTTGTTTCTGCAAAATATCGAGAACTGTGATTATCGTGGAACATGCAATAACCGCACCAGTTATTGAACAAAACCGAACCacgttttatattaaaaatgattttgtttttttaatttcctgcTTCATAATTGATTGT carries:
- the LOC139521261 gene encoding uncharacterized protein translates to MKRFTLIIAVLISQVCYTATDQIRRHELKNHSLLTKSNSNMYNADSRDSGNKFIDTLKGVLIQTLKSLNRYNNDLAIYFVQHHPFLAKTYNQLSNPNKSYPPKQQQEEVSPNNIGSLKTMSIRLSEFQRIPPRNKKSMLSAEFKSNNVKATKIVADDVIVKQNGHRNTAMNRHPYSNKNSPQQASFSFNKKEPGSQFKFASWRSGNRRQTIANNADQQLRDSYRLRRHYFPSRQISPTTLSRLMVSGSKPHILAPIEKTYSKHKFKYPASALSFKTGPNFSQQMHISQNKIEHKHITSKEKELEDLWDDSWSDSDSEYEYYDDEDSIDNQNAVIRRSDIDADEIQAGSDVDAGEIQAVSDINAGEIQAGSMYADVIKANQMNAQRIIADDVVVSAKYREL